One genomic window of Punica granatum isolate Tunisia-2019 chromosome 1, ASM765513v2, whole genome shotgun sequence includes the following:
- the LOC116193222 gene encoding pentatricopeptide repeat-containing protein At5g41170, mitochondrial-like: protein MPTPYLPSSLPLHQTHLPSPPPLYHQHFSSIRTHGVHHKKTQQKPLLSCSIQPRTTQINRTAEEVQHPEPNVNPRRSGRVQVRYLVERIRTVPKHDRPEFLDLLMTQRDGGIGTDDSLDLNNLLMALVLADEPDLALSSFSSMSSKGLLVPDSWTYSTMIRCYCKKGQPDEAKRVFDHMVENGLSPTVATVTELSNSYCRKGRMKGAFEVFDTMVRIGISPSVQTYNCLVKGLCYVGRVEEALEMLKGMRNGPVKPDVYTYTAVMDGFCKVGRSDEARELLEEAVGMGLSLSVVTYNTLFDGYCREGRPGKGLGMLRQMKERNCLPDCVSYRTLIHGLLKWGKARAALRVYWEMEDSGFEVDERMMNVLVRGLCRTSLKEGNGSDLLEDAGQLFSKMQIQNLAVEDDTYGLVISLFSVKKKSEEALVSVRKMMGEGFHPRIITLEDVVRGLCREGKLEKALSFLVLMEEEGMYPRRRVAYNILIEEFNRQGMAFSACNVYGIALKRGVIPEKKPKFRETEKS, encoded by the coding sequence atGCCAACTCCTTATCTTCCTTCTTCACTGCCCCTTCATCAGACTCACCTtccatctcctcctcctctgtaCCATCAGCACTTCTCGAGCATCAGAACCCATGGAGTCCATCACAAGAAGACCCAGCAGAAGCCTTTGCTCTCCTGCTCAATTCAACCTCGAACCACCCAAATCAACAGAACCGCAGAAGAAGTACAGCACCCAGAACCCAACGTCAACCCTCGACGCAGCGGCAGAGTTCAAGTTCGGTACTTGGTGGAGCGGATAAGAACAGTGCCCAAACACGACAGACCGGAGTTCCTCGACCTCCTGATGACCCAGCGTGATGGCGGGATTGGCACGGACGACTCGCTTGACCTGAACAACCTTCTAATGGCCCTGGTCTTAGCCGACGAGCCCGACCTCGCTCTAAGCTCTTTCTCTAGCATGTCGTCAAAGGGTCTGTTGGTCCCTGATTCTTGGACGTATTCCACCATGATCAGGTGCTACTGCAAGAAGGGCCAACCCGATGAAGCTAAGAGAGTTTTTGACCACATGGTGGAAAATGGGTTGTCTCCGACGGTTGCGACCGTGACTGAGTTGAGCAACTCGTACTGCAGAAAGGGCAGGATGAAGGGAGCATTTGAGGTGTTCGACACAATGGTTAGAATCGGGATCAGTCCTAGTGTTCAGACGTATAACTGTCTGGTTAAGGGGCTTTGTTACGTTGGGAGGGTCGAGGAGGCGCTCGAGATGCTGAAAGGAATGAGGAATGGACCGGTGAAGCCCGATGTTTACACGTATACGGCGGTCATGGATGGGTTCTGTAAGGTTGGTCGATCCGATGAGGCAAGGGAGCTACTGGAGGAGGCCGTGGGGATGGGTTTGAGCTTGAGCGTGGTTACTTACAATACGCTGTTCGATGGGTATTGCAGAGAAGGGAGGCCTGGGAAAGGGCTTGGCATGCTAAGGCAGATGAAGGAGAGGAACTGCCTGCCTGACTGCGTGAGCTACAGAACCTTGATCCATGGGCTGTTGAAGTGGGGGAAGGCTAGAGCTGCCCTTCGGGTTTACTGGGAGATGGAGGATTCCGGGTTTGAGGTCGATGAGAGGATGATGAACGTTCTAGTTAGAGGCCTGTGCAGGACCTCACTGAAGGAGGGTAATGGTTCTGATCTGTTGGAGGATGCGGGCCAATTATTCAGCAAAATGCAGATTCAGAATCTTGCAGTCGAGGATGATACTTATGGGCTTGTGATAAGTTTGTTCTCGGTCAAGAAGAAAAGCGAGGAGGCCTTGGTGAGCGTTCGGAAGATGATGGGTGAAGGGTTTCATCCGAGGATCATTACTTTAGAGGATGTCGTGAGAGGGCTCTGCAGAGAGGGGAAGCTTGAGAAGGCATTGTCTTTTTTGGTCCTCATGGAGGAAGAAGGAATGTATCCTAGAAGAAGAGTGGCTTACAACATTCTGATAGAGGAGTTTAACAGGCAAGGAATGGCCTTCTCTGCTTGTAATGTTTATGGGATTGCTCTGAAGAGAGGAGTAATCCCCGAGAAGAAGCCGAAATTTCGAGAAACTGAAAAGTCTTAG